Proteins co-encoded in one Lysobacter solisilvae genomic window:
- a CDS encoding DUF421 domain-containing protein — MESVFRGVTVYVFLWLIFRISGKRTLAQTTPFELVLLLIISEVTNQAMVDSDHSVTNAFLLIMTLTGMSVLLSIVKHRSPRVSRWLDGLPLPLVRDGKLLKENMDKARVDEEEILMSARFTQGIDSMGAIKDATLENDGKISVVPRRSS; from the coding sequence ATGGAATCGGTCTTTCGCGGTGTCACCGTCTACGTCTTCCTCTGGCTGATCTTCCGCATCTCCGGCAAGCGGACGCTGGCCCAGACCACGCCATTCGAACTCGTGTTGCTGCTGATCATCTCCGAGGTCACCAACCAGGCGATGGTGGACAGCGACCACTCGGTCACCAACGCCTTCCTGCTGATCATGACGCTCACCGGCATGAGCGTGCTGCTGTCGATCGTCAAGCATCGTTCGCCCCGCGTCAGCCGGTGGCTGGACGGCCTGCCGTTGCCGCTGGTGCGCGACGGCAAGCTGCTGAAGGAAAACATGGACAAGGCGCGCGTCGACGAGGAGGAGATCCTGATGTCGGCGCGCTTCACGCAGGGCATCGATTCGATGGGCGCCATCAAGGACGCCACGCTGGAGAACGACGGGAAGATCTCCGTGGTGCCGCGCCGTTCGTCGTGA
- a CDS encoding hemerythrin domain-containing protein translates to MARDILKTLKREHDVLRALFDEIKDTTDRAVKTRGELLEKIEASLIPHAKWEEQVFYPEFMERADRDGLQTHAEALAEHHAVETSVIPDVHAADPGTPEFAGRVKVFGEFIDHHAKEEEKTMFAMARKMFSAEELADLDERYENWKDSSAAQTLLVAEKVKAGLKGTVRSITR, encoded by the coding sequence ATGGCTCGCGACATCCTCAAGACCCTCAAGCGTGAGCACGACGTGCTGCGCGCCCTGTTCGACGAAATCAAGGACACCACGGATCGCGCGGTCAAGACGCGTGGCGAGCTGCTCGAGAAGATCGAGGCCAGCCTCATCCCGCACGCCAAGTGGGAAGAGCAGGTGTTCTATCCCGAATTCATGGAGCGCGCGGACCGCGACGGGCTGCAGACGCACGCCGAAGCGCTCGCCGAGCACCACGCGGTTGAGACCTCGGTGATCCCCGACGTGCACGCCGCAGACCCGGGAACGCCCGAGTTCGCCGGCCGGGTGAAGGTGTTCGGCGAGTTCATCGACCACCACGCCAAGGAAGAAGAGAAGACCATGTTCGCCATGGCGCGCAAGATGTTCTCGGCCGAAGAACTGGCCGACCTGGACGAGCGCTACGAGAACTGGAAGGACTCCTCCGCCGCGCAGACGCTGCTGGTGGCGGAGAAGGTCAAGGCCGGCTTGAAGGGCACGGTCAGGTCCATCACCCGGTAA
- the msrA gene encoding peptide-methionine (S)-S-oxide reductase MsrA, with product MTTETAILAGGCFWGVQDLLRAKDGVLATRVGYSGGDVRNATYRNHGTHAEAVEIVFDPARISYRDLLEFFFQIHDPSTRNRQGNDLGTSYRSAIYYTTPEQQRIALDTIADVDASGLWPGKAVTEVAPAGDFWEAEPEHQDYLQRNPGGYTCHFARPDWRLPRRGAA from the coding sequence ATGACGACGGAAACCGCGATCCTCGCCGGCGGCTGCTTCTGGGGCGTGCAGGACCTGCTGCGCGCGAAGGACGGCGTGCTCGCCACGCGCGTGGGCTACAGCGGCGGCGACGTGCGCAACGCCACCTACCGCAACCACGGCACGCACGCCGAGGCGGTGGAGATCGTGTTCGATCCGGCGCGCATCAGCTACCGCGACCTGCTCGAATTCTTCTTCCAGATCCACGACCCCTCCACGCGCAACCGGCAGGGCAACGACCTGGGTACCTCGTACCGGTCGGCGATCTACTACACCACCCCGGAGCAGCAGCGCATCGCGCTGGACACCATCGCCGACGTCGACGCCTCCGGCCTGTGGCCCGGCAAGGCGGTGACCGAAGTGGCGCCCGCGGGCGATTTCTGGGAAGCCGAGCCTGAGCACCAGGATTACCTGCAACGCAATCCCGGTGGCTACACCTGCCACTTCGCGCGCCCAGACTGGAGGCTGCCGCGTCGCGGTGCGGCCTAG
- the msrB gene encoding peptide-methionine (R)-S-oxide reductase MsrB, which produces MSDYRKTPEAIARLTPEQYRVTQESGTERPGTGEYLQNKAAGIYVDIVSGEPLFASSAKYESGCGWPSFTRPLANVRELRDSSHGMLRTEVRSVHGDSHLGHVFEDGPADRGGLRYCINSASLRFIPREEMAAAGYGDYLDQVEDVR; this is translated from the coding sequence ATGAGCGACTACCGCAAGACGCCCGAGGCCATTGCCCGGCTCACGCCGGAGCAGTACCGGGTTACCCAGGAAAGCGGAACCGAACGCCCCGGCACCGGGGAATACCTGCAGAACAAGGCGGCGGGCATCTACGTCGACATCGTCTCGGGCGAACCGCTGTTCGCCTCGTCGGCAAAATACGAATCCGGCTGTGGCTGGCCCAGTTTCACCCGGCCGCTGGCCAACGTGCGCGAGCTGCGCGACAGCTCGCACGGCATGCTGCGCACTGAAGTGCGCTCCGTGCATGGCGACAGCCACCTGGGCCACGTCTTCGAAGACGGCCCGGCCGACCGGGGCGGGCTGCGCTACTGCATCAATTCGGCGTCGCTGCGCTTCATCCCTCGCGAGGAGATGGCGGCGGCCGGCTATGGCGACTACCTCGACCAGGTGGAGGACGTGCGATGA
- a CDS encoding PQQ-dependent sugar dehydrogenase, whose translation MTRLLGTLACVIVLAACDLSLRSGSVEGGTDDAKANRATLTVEPGTASALAAPTADAASAPAASTQTAVVFRQTGGPLPPQRLPNPPFQPAEIARFHEPWAMTFLPDGRLLVTEKPGRLRLLNIATRQVGDIGGVPAVAYGGQGGLGDVVLHPQYASNHLVYLSYAEAGANDTRGAAVVRGTLTLSGSGGSLTGLRLIWRQVPKVSGYNHYSHRLAFDRGGKLWISSGERFTFTPAQDLQTNLGKILRLNDDGSVPADNPFVARGGVAAQVWSLGHRNVLGIAFDPQGRLWVDEMGPRGGDELNLIERGSNYGWPIVSNGDNYDGTVIPDHPTRPEFNAPEAWWTPVIAPAGFIIYTGLRFPFFHGRGLIGGLASQALIVIEFDGVRAREGTRYPMGRRIREVEQGPDGTLWVLEDGVDARLLKLNERF comes from the coding sequence ATGACGCGCCTGCTTGGGACCCTCGCCTGCGTGATCGTACTGGCGGCGTGCGACCTGTCGCTGCGGTCGGGATCCGTCGAGGGCGGGACCGACGACGCCAAAGCCAACCGCGCCACGCTTACGGTCGAGCCGGGCACGGCGTCGGCGCTCGCCGCGCCCACGGCCGACGCCGCGTCCGCCCCGGCCGCCTCGACGCAGACCGCAGTCGTCTTCCGCCAGACCGGCGGCCCGCTGCCGCCCCAGCGGCTGCCCAACCCGCCCTTCCAGCCCGCCGAGATCGCGCGCTTCCACGAGCCCTGGGCGATGACCTTCCTGCCCGACGGCCGCCTGCTGGTGACCGAGAAACCCGGCCGGCTGCGGCTGCTGAACATCGCGACCCGTCAGGTCGGCGACATCGGCGGCGTACCGGCCGTCGCGTACGGCGGCCAGGGCGGCCTGGGCGACGTCGTGCTGCATCCGCAGTACGCGAGCAACCATCTGGTCTACCTGAGCTACGCCGAGGCGGGCGCCAACGACACGCGCGGGGCCGCCGTCGTGCGCGGCACGCTGACGCTCTCCGGCAGCGGCGGCAGCCTGACCGGCCTGCGCCTGATCTGGCGGCAGGTGCCGAAGGTCAGCGGCTACAACCACTACAGCCATCGCCTCGCGTTCGACCGCGGCGGCAAGCTGTGGATCAGCTCCGGCGAGCGCTTCACCTTCACGCCCGCGCAGGACCTGCAGACCAACCTCGGCAAGATCCTGCGCCTCAACGACGACGGCTCGGTCCCCGCCGACAATCCCTTCGTGGCCCGCGGCGGCGTCGCCGCCCAGGTCTGGTCGCTGGGCCATCGCAACGTGCTCGGCATCGCCTTCGACCCGCAGGGCCGCCTGTGGGTCGACGAGATGGGACCGCGCGGCGGCGACGAACTGAACCTGATCGAGCGCGGCTCGAACTACGGCTGGCCGATCGTCTCCAACGGCGACAACTACGACGGCACCGTCATCCCCGATCACCCCACGCGGCCGGAATTCAACGCACCCGAAGCCTGGTGGACGCCGGTGATCGCACCCGCGGGCTTCATCATCTACACCGGCTTGCGATTCCCCTTCTTCCACGGCCGCGGCCTCATCGGCGGCCTGGCCTCGCAGGCCCTGATCGTCATCGAGTTCGACGGCGTCCGCGCCCGCGAAGGCACGCGCTATCCGATGGGCCGGCGCATCCGCGAAGTGGAGCAGGGGCCGGACGGCACGCTGTGGGTGCTGGAGGACGGGGTGGATGCGCGATTGCTGAAGCTCAATGAGCGGTTTTGA